The following coding sequences are from one Rathayibacter sp. VKM Ac-2760 window:
- the sufB gene encoding Fe-S cluster assembly protein SufB — translation MSDILIDRPELASLGVYEFGWSDSDSAGASARRGISPEVVSDISALKNEPAWMRERRMKALALFERKPMPTWGADLSDIDFDNIKYFVRSTEKQAQTWEDLPDDIKNTYEKLGIPEAERQRLVGGVAAQYESEVVYHQIREDLEEQGVIFMDTDTALREHPEIFQEYFGTVIPAGDNKFAALNTAVWSGGSFVYVPKGVKVDIPLQAYFRINTENMGQFERTLIIADEGSYVHYIEGCTAPIYKSDSLHSAVVEIIVKKNARVRYTTIQNWSNNVYNLVTKRAIAHEGATMEWIDGNIGSKVTMKYPSIFLVGEHAKGETLSVAFAGPGQHQDAGAKMVHMAPYTQSSIVSKSIARGGGRAGYRGEVRVDANAHHSANTVRCDALLVDTISRSDTYPAIDIRVDDVQLGHEATVSKVSEEQLFYLMSRGMPEDEAMAMIVRGFIEPIARELPMEYALELNKLIEMGMEGSVG, via the coding sequence ATGTCAGACATCCTGATCGACCGCCCCGAGCTCGCGAGCCTGGGCGTCTACGAGTTCGGCTGGTCCGACTCGGACTCCGCCGGCGCCTCCGCGCGCCGCGGCATCTCGCCCGAGGTCGTCTCCGACATCTCCGCGCTCAAGAACGAGCCGGCCTGGATGCGCGAGCGGCGCATGAAGGCGCTGGCCCTGTTCGAGCGCAAGCCGATGCCCACCTGGGGCGCCGACCTGTCGGACATCGACTTCGACAACATCAAGTACTTCGTCCGCTCCACCGAGAAGCAGGCGCAGACCTGGGAGGACCTCCCGGACGACATCAAGAACACCTACGAGAAGCTCGGCATCCCCGAGGCGGAGCGCCAGCGTCTCGTCGGCGGCGTGGCCGCGCAGTACGAGTCCGAGGTCGTCTACCACCAGATCCGCGAGGACCTGGAGGAGCAGGGCGTCATCTTCATGGACACGGACACCGCGCTCCGCGAGCACCCCGAGATCTTCCAGGAGTACTTCGGCACCGTCATCCCCGCCGGCGACAACAAGTTCGCCGCGCTGAACACGGCGGTCTGGTCCGGCGGCTCGTTCGTCTACGTCCCCAAGGGCGTCAAGGTCGACATCCCGCTGCAGGCCTACTTCCGCATCAACACGGAGAACATGGGCCAGTTCGAGCGGACGCTGATCATCGCGGACGAGGGCAGCTACGTCCACTACATCGAGGGCTGCACGGCGCCGATCTACAAGTCGGACTCGCTGCACTCGGCGGTCGTCGAGATCATCGTCAAGAAGAACGCCCGCGTGCGCTACACGACGATCCAGAACTGGTCGAACAACGTCTACAACCTCGTCACCAAGCGCGCCATCGCGCACGAGGGCGCGACGATGGAGTGGATCGACGGCAACATCGGCTCCAAGGTCACGATGAAGTACCCGTCGATCTTCCTGGTCGGCGAGCACGCCAAGGGCGAGACCCTCTCCGTCGCGTTCGCGGGCCCCGGTCAGCACCAGGACGCCGGCGCGAAGATGGTCCACATGGCGCCGTACACGCAGTCGTCGATCGTCTCCAAGTCGATCGCCCGCGGCGGCGGGCGGGCCGGCTACCGCGGCGAGGTCCGGGTGGACGCGAACGCGCACCACTCCGCGAACACGGTGCGCTGCGACGCGCTCCTGGTCGACACGATCTCGCGCTCGGACACCTACCCGGCGATCGACATCCGGGTGGACGACGTCCAGCTCGGCCACGAGGCCACGGTCTCCAAGGTCAGCGAGGAGCAGCTGTTCTACCTGATGTCGCGCGGCATGCCCGAGGACGAGGCCATGGCCATGATCGTCCGCGGCTTCATCGAGCCGATCGCACGGGAGCTGCCCATGGAATACGCCCTCGAGCTCAACAAGCTCATCGAGATGGGGATGGAGGGCAGCGTCGGCTGA
- the tkt gene encoding transketolase produces the protein MSELQWDSIDEKAVDTARVLAADAVEKVGNGHPGTAMSLAPAAYLLFQKVMRRDPSDATWIGRDRFILSVGHSSLTQYVQFYLGGYGLELDDLKALRTWGSKTPGHPEYGHTDGVEITTGPLGQGLASAVGFAYAARFERDLFDPEAAAGTSPFDHFVYVIAGDGDLQEGVTSEASSLAGHQQLGNLVVIYDSNQISIEDDTNIAFTEDVKARYEAYDWQVQVVDWKKTGEYHEDVAELHAAIEAAKGETDKPSLIILRTIIGWPSPKKQNTGKIHGSALGADELRGLKEVLGFDPEKTFDVADEVLEHTRKAVERGQAQHAEWNETLEAWATANPEKKVLLDRVLSGELPEGVQEALPVFEPGKEVSTRAASGKVINALAGVVPELWGGSADLAESNNTTIEGAGSFVPTEFSTHEWTGKKGGRVLHFGIREHAMGAILNGIVLHGNTRPFGGTFLIFSDYMRPAVRLAALMKAPAIYVWTHDSVALGEDGPTHQPVEQLAALRAIPGLDIVRPGDANEVAYAWKTILERREGPAGLALTRQNIPVFERGEGDATGETFAHASNVARGAYILAEAPNGTPDVILIATGSEVQIAVEARELLKGEGVNARVVSAPSLEWFEEQDAEYREKVLPTSVKARVSIEAGLSLGWQKYVGDAGRSVSIEHFGASADYKTLFREFGITTEAAITAAKESLAAS, from the coding sequence GTGTCAGAACTGCAATGGGATTCCATTGACGAGAAGGCAGTCGACACGGCGAGGGTTCTCGCCGCGGACGCGGTCGAGAAGGTCGGCAACGGCCACCCCGGAACCGCCATGAGCCTCGCGCCCGCCGCGTACCTCCTGTTCCAGAAGGTCATGCGCCGCGATCCGTCCGACGCCACCTGGATCGGCCGCGACCGCTTCATCCTGTCGGTCGGCCACTCCTCGCTGACGCAGTACGTCCAGTTCTACCTGGGCGGCTACGGCCTCGAGCTCGACGACCTCAAGGCGCTGCGCACCTGGGGCTCGAAGACCCCCGGCCACCCGGAGTACGGCCACACCGACGGCGTCGAGATCACCACCGGCCCGCTCGGCCAGGGCCTCGCCTCGGCCGTCGGCTTCGCGTACGCCGCCCGCTTCGAGCGCGACCTGTTCGACCCCGAGGCCGCCGCCGGCACCTCGCCGTTCGACCACTTCGTCTACGTCATCGCCGGCGACGGCGACCTGCAGGAGGGCGTCACCAGCGAGGCCTCCTCGCTCGCCGGCCACCAGCAGCTCGGCAATCTGGTCGTCATCTACGACTCCAACCAGATCTCGATCGAGGACGACACCAACATCGCCTTCACCGAGGACGTCAAGGCCCGCTACGAGGCCTACGACTGGCAGGTCCAGGTCGTCGACTGGAAGAAGACCGGCGAGTACCACGAGGACGTCGCCGAGCTGCACGCCGCGATCGAGGCCGCCAAGGGCGAGACCGACAAGCCGTCGCTCATCATCCTGCGCACGATCATCGGCTGGCCCTCGCCGAAGAAGCAGAACACCGGCAAGATCCACGGCTCCGCCCTCGGCGCCGACGAGCTCCGCGGCCTCAAAGAGGTGCTCGGCTTCGACCCCGAGAAGACCTTCGACGTCGCCGACGAGGTCCTCGAGCACACCCGCAAGGCCGTCGAGCGCGGCCAGGCGCAGCACGCCGAGTGGAACGAGACCCTCGAGGCGTGGGCGACCGCGAACCCCGAGAAGAAGGTCCTGCTCGACCGCGTCCTGAGCGGCGAGCTCCCCGAGGGCGTCCAGGAGGCCCTCCCGGTCTTCGAGCCCGGCAAGGAGGTCTCGACCCGCGCCGCGTCCGGCAAGGTCATCAACGCCCTCGCCGGCGTCGTGCCCGAGCTCTGGGGCGGCTCGGCCGACCTCGCCGAGTCGAACAACACGACCATCGAGGGGGCCGGCTCCTTCGTGCCGACCGAGTTCTCGACCCACGAGTGGACCGGCAAGAAGGGCGGCCGCGTGCTGCACTTCGGCATCCGCGAGCACGCCATGGGCGCGATCCTCAACGGCATCGTCCTGCACGGCAACACCCGCCCCTTCGGCGGCACCTTCCTGATCTTCTCCGACTACATGCGCCCGGCGGTCCGTCTCGCCGCGCTCATGAAGGCGCCGGCCATCTACGTCTGGACCCACGACTCCGTGGCGCTCGGCGAGGACGGCCCGACGCACCAGCCGGTCGAGCAGCTGGCGGCCCTCCGCGCGATCCCGGGACTGGACATCGTCCGCCCCGGCGACGCGAACGAGGTCGCCTACGCCTGGAAGACGATCCTGGAGCGTCGCGAGGGCCCCGCCGGCCTCGCGCTGACCCGCCAGAACATCCCCGTCTTCGAGCGCGGAGAGGGCGACGCCACCGGCGAGACCTTCGCCCACGCGTCGAACGTCGCCCGCGGTGCGTACATCCTCGCCGAGGCGCCGAACGGCACCCCCGACGTGATCCTCATCGCCACGGGCTCCGAGGTGCAGATCGCCGTCGAGGCGCGCGAGCTGCTCAAGGGCGAGGGCGTCAACGCCCGCGTCGTCTCGGCTCCGTCGCTCGAGTGGTTCGAGGAGCAGGACGCCGAGTACCGCGAGAAGGTGCTGCCGACCTCCGTGAAGGCGCGCGTCTCGATCGAGGCCGGCCTCAGCCTCGGCTGGCAGAAGTACGTCGGCGACGCCGGCCGCTCGGTCTCCATCGAGCACTTCGGCGCCTCCGCCGACTACAAGACCCTGTTCCGCGAGTTCGGGATCACCACCGAGGCGGCCATCACCGCCGCCAAGGAGTCGCTCGCGGCGTCCTGA
- a CDS encoding biotin transporter BioY, with protein sequence MSSYSLAPSRPVLADRLLTRSLVTDVVLVLAAAAFTAGMAQLYIPMWPVPITGQTFAVLLVGTTLGALRGALSMGVYALVGALGAPIFTEGSSGWAVLAGPTGGYIVGFVLASIVTGWLAQRQWDRRVVGTVVTFLAGTATIYLVGLPWLATALGSMGYPADLGSVLTAGLVPFLVGDTLKILLAAALLPTTWALLGRRKG encoded by the coding sequence ATGTCCAGCTACTCTCTCGCCCCGTCGCGACCGGTCCTGGCGGACCGGCTGCTCACCCGCTCGCTCGTCACGGACGTCGTGCTCGTCCTCGCCGCCGCGGCCTTCACCGCCGGCATGGCGCAGCTGTACATCCCGATGTGGCCGGTCCCGATCACGGGCCAGACCTTCGCGGTCCTCCTCGTCGGCACCACCCTCGGCGCCCTGCGCGGTGCGCTCTCGATGGGCGTCTACGCGCTCGTCGGCGCCCTCGGCGCTCCGATCTTCACCGAGGGCTCGAGCGGCTGGGCGGTCCTCGCCGGCCCGACCGGCGGCTACATCGTCGGCTTCGTACTCGCCTCGATCGTCACCGGCTGGCTCGCCCAGCGCCAGTGGGACCGCCGCGTCGTCGGCACCGTCGTGACCTTCCTCGCCGGCACCGCCACGATCTACCTGGTCGGCCTCCCCTGGCTCGCCACCGCGCTCGGCTCGATGGGCTACCCGGCCGACCTCGGTTCCGTCCTCACCGCCGGCCTCGTGCCGTTCCTGGTGGGCGACACCCTCAAGATCCTTCTCGCCGCCGCGCTGCTGCCCACCACCTGGGCGCTGCTCGGCCGCCGCAAGGGCTGA
- a CDS encoding COX15/CtaA family protein produces the protein MVTPFSFLAERVVLSPRALRWGTTAALIASILIIFFGGVVRLTGSGLGCPTWPACDAGSLTSTPELGIHGFIEFTNRAFTGVLIVAVGWAITAARLQKPRDRTMTRLAWSQFWLVVANALAGGATVHSGLNPYIVAGHFMLAIALLTTTALTWHRAHRSQSTAFEPDALTRGVSIALVAVTLLVIAVGTLVTGTGPHAGDSAEVPRMRFHWESVTIVHGVLGTATLVVGIALLVLLSRSPGSGLARRRVLAFLVVVGLQALVGVAQSLLALPEAIVAVHLIGSAFVWVGALRVLLDVNPRLFTVRAQRRRLTEEPAPELRASAL, from the coding sequence ATGGTGACGCCGTTCTCGTTCCTCGCCGAGCGGGTCGTCCTGAGTCCTCGCGCCCTGCGCTGGGGGACGACGGCCGCGCTCATCGCGAGCATCCTGATCATCTTCTTCGGCGGCGTCGTGCGGCTGACCGGCTCGGGCCTCGGCTGCCCGACCTGGCCCGCCTGCGACGCGGGCTCGCTCACGTCGACCCCCGAGCTCGGGATCCACGGGTTCATCGAGTTCACCAACCGCGCGTTCACGGGGGTCCTGATCGTCGCGGTCGGCTGGGCGATCACCGCCGCGCGGCTGCAGAAGCCGCGCGACCGCACGATGACCCGGCTCGCCTGGTCGCAGTTCTGGCTCGTCGTCGCCAACGCCCTGGCCGGCGGTGCGACCGTGCACTCGGGGCTGAACCCGTACATCGTCGCCGGGCACTTCATGCTGGCGATCGCCCTGCTCACCACCACGGCCCTGACCTGGCATCGCGCGCACCGCTCGCAGTCGACGGCCTTCGAGCCGGATGCGCTCACCCGCGGGGTGAGCATCGCGCTCGTGGCGGTCACCCTCCTCGTGATCGCGGTGGGCACCCTCGTCACCGGCACGGGGCCGCACGCCGGCGACTCGGCCGAAGTCCCGCGGATGCGGTTCCACTGGGAGAGCGTCACGATCGTGCACGGCGTGCTCGGCACGGCGACGCTCGTGGTCGGGATCGCGCTGCTCGTGCTGCTCTCCCGCTCGCCCGGCTCGGGCCTGGCCCGCCGCCGGGTGCTGGCCTTCCTCGTCGTCGTGGGCCTGCAGGCGCTCGTCGGCGTCGCGCAGTCGCTCCTCGCACTGCCCGAGGCGATCGTCGCCGTGCACCTGATCGGCTCGGCCTTCGTCTGGGTCGGCGCCCTGCGGGTGCTGCTCGACGTCAATCCGCGGCTCTTCACGGTCCGCGCTCAGCGCCGGCGCCTGACCGAGGAGCCGGCCCCCGAGCTCCGGGCCTCCGCCCTCTGA
- the sufD gene encoding Fe-S cluster assembly protein SufD, translating to MTVPTSAPTSPAIDGSDAAARLGIAAHSDGAFTPVQTRSERFASTDVDAFETVTGREIAWKLTPVARLGDLIDGPLDGSPTPLESAAVEGVEISWVGRDDERIGTAGLPEDRAAANAWSQFEQALAVRVTGEDEKVATLVRTGLGSAPRAAHTIIEAAPYARGVVVLQNEGEATLAENVEILVGEGAQLTIVTLQEWADDARHLANHFVRVGRDAKVKHIVVTLGGSIVRVNPSAHLVERGADGELLGLYFADGGQHLEQQVYVDHVAPDTRSRVTYKGALQGQGARTVWIGDVLIRQTASGTDSYEQNRNLVLSDGTRADSIPNLEIETGDIAGAGHASATGRFDDEQLFYLQSRGIREDEARRLVVRGFLSEIVQQIGVTELEDRLQLAIEAELAGSAGQTGSHGSEVSA from the coding sequence ATGACGGTCCCCACGAGCGCACCGACGTCCCCTGCGATCGACGGCTCGGACGCCGCCGCTCGCCTGGGCATCGCCGCGCACTCCGACGGGGCGTTCACGCCCGTGCAGACCCGCTCCGAGCGCTTCGCGTCCACCGACGTCGACGCGTTCGAGACGGTCACGGGGCGCGAGATCGCCTGGAAGCTCACCCCGGTCGCCCGTCTCGGCGACCTCATCGACGGACCCCTCGACGGCTCGCCGACTCCGCTGGAGTCGGCGGCCGTCGAGGGCGTCGAGATCTCGTGGGTCGGCCGCGACGACGAGCGGATCGGCACGGCCGGCCTCCCCGAGGACCGCGCCGCCGCGAACGCCTGGTCGCAGTTCGAGCAGGCCCTGGCCGTCCGGGTGACCGGCGAGGACGAGAAGGTCGCCACGCTCGTGCGCACCGGCCTCGGCTCCGCGCCCCGCGCCGCGCACACGATCATCGAGGCGGCGCCCTACGCGCGCGGCGTCGTCGTGCTGCAGAACGAGGGAGAGGCGACGCTCGCGGAGAACGTCGAGATCCTCGTCGGCGAGGGCGCTCAGCTCACGATCGTCACGCTGCAGGAGTGGGCGGACGACGCCCGCCACCTGGCGAACCACTTCGTCCGCGTCGGCCGCGACGCGAAGGTCAAGCACATCGTCGTCACGCTCGGCGGCTCGATCGTGCGGGTGAACCCCTCGGCGCACCTCGTCGAGCGCGGCGCCGACGGCGAGCTGCTCGGCCTCTACTTCGCCGACGGCGGTCAGCACCTCGAGCAGCAGGTCTACGTCGACCACGTCGCCCCCGACACCCGCAGCCGCGTCACCTACAAAGGCGCGCTGCAGGGCCAGGGCGCGCGGACGGTCTGGATCGGCGACGTGCTGATCCGCCAGACGGCCTCCGGCACGGACAGCTACGAGCAGAACCGCAACCTCGTCCTCTCGGACGGCACGCGGGCGGACTCGATCCCGAACCTCGAGATCGAGACCGGCGACATCGCCGGAGCGGGCCACGCCTCGGCGACCGGCCGCTTCGACGACGAGCAGCTCTTCTATCTGCAGTCGCGCGGCATCCGCGAGGACGAGGCGCGACGCCTGGTCGTCCGCGGCTTCCTCAGCGAGATCGTGCAGCAGATCGGCGTCACCGAGCTCGAGGACCGTCTCCAGCTCGCGATCGAGGCCGAGCTGGCCGGCAGCGCCGGGCAGACCGGCTCGCACGGCTCGGAGGTGTCCGCGTGA
- a CDS encoding heme o synthase — protein MDVVAETTAIERGGPVRSPLSRKVRAYVALTKPRVIELLLVVTAPTMILAQGGIPNLLLVLNVLIGGALSAGSAGAFNCYIDRDIDRVMKRTRNRPLVTGEVSDREALVFATTIGVLSIVWLGLTANWLAASLSLAAILIYVLFYTLFLKRRTPQNIVWGGIAGCMPVLIGWAAVTNSLDWAPIILFSVIFLWTPPHYWPLSMKYREDYRAAGVPMLAVVRGRTIVGLQVILYAWATVACSLLLIPVAGMGVVYTVVALASGVWFISETHRLYSLAIRHEHVSPMRVFHGSIGYLTLLFLAVGIDPLLPF, from the coding sequence ATGGACGTAGTCGCAGAGACCACCGCGATCGAGCGGGGAGGGCCCGTCCGGTCGCCCCTGTCGCGCAAGGTGAGGGCGTACGTCGCGCTGACGAAGCCGCGGGTGATCGAGCTGCTGCTCGTGGTCACCGCGCCCACGATGATCCTGGCGCAGGGCGGGATCCCGAATCTGCTGCTGGTCCTCAACGTCCTGATCGGCGGGGCGCTCAGCGCGGGGTCGGCCGGCGCGTTCAACTGCTACATCGACCGCGACATCGACCGCGTGATGAAGCGGACGCGGAACCGCCCGCTCGTCACCGGCGAGGTGTCCGACCGAGAGGCGCTCGTCTTCGCGACCACGATCGGCGTGCTCTCGATCGTCTGGCTCGGCCTCACCGCCAACTGGCTCGCGGCCTCGCTGTCCCTCGCGGCGATCCTCATCTACGTGCTCTTCTACACGCTGTTCCTCAAGCGCCGCACGCCGCAGAACATCGTCTGGGGCGGCATCGCCGGCTGCATGCCGGTGCTCATCGGCTGGGCCGCGGTGACGAACTCGCTCGACTGGGCGCCGATCATCCTGTTCTCGGTGATCTTCCTCTGGACGCCGCCGCACTACTGGCCGCTCTCGATGAAGTACCGCGAGGACTACCGCGCCGCCGGCGTGCCGATGCTCGCGGTGGTCCGCGGGCGCACCATCGTCGGTCTCCAGGTGATCCTCTACGCGTGGGCCACCGTCGCCTGCTCTCTGCTGCTCATCCCCGTTGCGGGCATGGGCGTGGTCTACACGGTCGTGGCGCTGGCGAGCGGCGTCTGGTTCATCTCCGAGACGCACCGGCTCTACAGCCTCGCGATCCGGCACGAGCACGTCTCGCCGATGCGCGTCTTCCACGGCTCGATCGGCTACCTCACGCTGCTCTTCCTCGCCGTCGGCATCGACCCGCTGCTGCCGTTCTGA
- a CDS encoding non-heme iron oxygenase ferredoxin subunit, with translation MSDAARICAADELIPNQAVRYVVDGIAIAIVQDTAGEIHAIGDTCTHGEVSLAEGFVEDDTLECWAHGSAFSLRTGAPLNLPAFEPVPVFVVEVIDGDVYIDPTVTKEV, from the coding sequence GTGAGCGACGCCGCACGGATCTGCGCCGCCGACGAGCTGATCCCCAACCAGGCCGTCCGCTACGTCGTCGACGGCATCGCCATCGCGATCGTGCAGGACACCGCCGGCGAGATCCACGCCATCGGCGACACCTGCACGCACGGCGAGGTCTCGCTCGCCGAGGGCTTCGTCGAGGACGACACCCTCGAGTGCTGGGCCCACGGCTCGGCGTTCTCGCTGCGCACCGGCGCCCCCCTCAACCTGCCGGCCTTCGAGCCGGTCCCCGTCTTCGTCGTCGAGGTCATCGACGGCGACGTCTACATCGACCCGACCGTCACGAAGGAAGTCTGA
- a CDS encoding ABC-F family ATP-binding cassette domain-containing protein, translating to MLSVHDLELRVGARLLMENVSFRVGDGDKVGLVGRNGAGKTTLTKVLAGDLIAAKGSVDRGGEIGYLPQDPRSGDPEELARTRILDARGLGQLVLGMQEATVAMSSSDTAVSEAGMKKYGNLTDRFLSLGGYAAEAEAASIASNLNLPDRILDQPLKTLSGGQRRRIELARILFSDAQTLILDEPTNHLDADSVVWLREFLKNYRGGFIVISHDIELVGETVNRVFYLDANRQVIDVYNMNWKNYLRQRAADEERRKKERVNVEKKAGALQLQAARFGAKASKAAAAHQMVARAERMLSGLEEVRAVDRVAKLRFPTPSACGRTPLQAQNLSKSYGSLEIFTSVDLAIDRGSKVVILGLNGAGKTTLLRILGGVDAPDTGVIEAGHGLRIGYYAQEHETIDVKRSVLENMVSSSPNLTETEARRVLGSFLFTGDDSHKPAGVLSGGEKTRLALAMIVVSGANVLLLDEPTNNLDPASREEILDALAHYEGAVVLVSHDEGAVEALNPERVLIMPEGTEDHWTADYLDLIMLA from the coding sequence GTGCTCAGCGTGCACGACCTCGAACTCCGAGTCGGCGCCCGACTCCTGATGGAGAACGTGTCCTTCAGAGTCGGCGACGGCGACAAGGTCGGCCTCGTCGGCCGCAACGGCGCGGGGAAGACGACGCTGACGAAGGTGCTCGCCGGCGACCTGATCGCCGCGAAGGGCTCCGTCGACCGCGGTGGCGAGATCGGCTACCTCCCGCAGGACCCGCGCTCCGGCGACCCGGAGGAGCTGGCCCGCACCCGCATCCTCGACGCCCGCGGTCTCGGCCAGCTGGTGCTGGGCATGCAGGAGGCCACGGTCGCGATGTCGAGCAGCGACACGGCGGTGAGCGAGGCCGGGATGAAGAAGTACGGCAATCTGACCGACCGCTTCCTCTCGCTCGGCGGTTACGCTGCCGAGGCCGAGGCCGCCTCGATCGCGAGCAACCTCAACCTGCCGGACCGGATCCTCGACCAGCCGCTGAAGACGCTCTCGGGTGGTCAGCGCCGCCGCATCGAGCTCGCGCGCATCCTGTTCTCCGACGCGCAGACCCTCATCCTCGACGAGCCGACCAACCACCTCGACGCCGACTCGGTCGTCTGGCTCCGTGAGTTCCTGAAGAACTACCGCGGCGGCTTCATCGTGATCAGCCACGACATCGAGCTGGTCGGCGAGACCGTCAACCGCGTCTTCTACCTCGACGCCAACCGCCAGGTCATCGACGTCTACAACATGAACTGGAAGAACTACCTCCGCCAGCGCGCGGCCGACGAGGAGCGCCGCAAGAAGGAGCGCGTCAACGTCGAGAAGAAGGCGGGGGCGCTGCAGCTGCAGGCCGCGCGCTTCGGCGCGAAGGCGTCCAAGGCCGCGGCCGCGCACCAGATGGTCGCCCGCGCCGAGCGGATGCTCAGCGGCCTCGAGGAGGTGCGCGCCGTGGACCGCGTCGCGAAGCTCCGCTTCCCGACCCCGTCCGCCTGCGGGCGCACGCCGCTGCAGGCGCAGAACCTCTCGAAGAGCTACGGCTCGCTCGAGATCTTCACCTCCGTCGATCTCGCGATCGACCGCGGCTCGAAGGTCGTCATCCTCGGGCTGAACGGCGCCGGCAAGACGACGCTGCTGCGCATCCTCGGCGGCGTCGACGCTCCGGACACCGGAGTGATCGAGGCCGGTCACGGTCTGCGCATCGGCTACTACGCCCAGGAGCACGAGACGATCGACGTCAAGCGCTCGGTGCTGGAGAACATGGTCTCCTCGAGCCCGAACCTCACCGAGACCGAGGCCCGCCGCGTGCTCGGCTCGTTCCTCTTCACCGGTGACGACTCGCACAAGCCGGCCGGCGTGCTCTCCGGCGGCGAGAAGACCCGCCTCGCCCTGGCGATGATCGTCGTCTCGGGCGCGAACGTGCTGCTGCTCGACGAGCCCACCAACAACCTCGACCCGGCCAGCCGCGAGGAGATCCTCGACGCGCTCGCGCACTACGAGGGCGCGGTCGTCCTGGTGAGCCACGACGAGGGCGCCGTCGAGGCGCTGAACCCCGAGCGCGTGCTGATCATGCCCGAGGGCACCGAGGACCACTGGACCGCGGACTACCTCGACCTGATCATGCTGGCCTGA
- the sufC gene encoding Fe-S cluster assembly ATPase SufC, with protein sequence MSVLQISDLHVSVETEQGTKQILRGVDLTINQGEIHAVMGPNGSGKSTLAYTIAGHPKYHVDGGSITLDGVEVLDMTVDERARAGLFLAMQYPVEIPGVTNTNFLRTAKTAIAGEAPAIRTWTKDVKKAMADLRMDPSFAARNVNEGFSGGEKKRNEILQLELLAPQFAVLDETDSGLDVDALKIVSEGVNRAHQSTGLGVLLITHYTRILRYIQPDFVHVFVAGRIAEQGGKELATRLEDEGYDRFLAPATA encoded by the coding sequence ATGTCCGTTCTCCAGATCAGCGATCTCCACGTCAGTGTCGAGACCGAGCAGGGGACCAAGCAGATCCTCCGCGGTGTCGACCTCACGATCAACCAGGGTGAGATCCACGCCGTGATGGGCCCCAACGGCTCCGGCAAGTCCACCCTCGCCTACACGATCGCGGGGCACCCGAAGTATCACGTCGACGGCGGCTCGATCACCCTCGACGGCGTCGAGGTCCTCGACATGACGGTCGACGAGCGTGCTCGCGCCGGCCTCTTCCTCGCGATGCAGTACCCGGTCGAGATCCCCGGCGTGACCAACACCAACTTCCTCCGCACGGCGAAGACCGCGATCGCGGGCGAGGCGCCGGCGATCCGCACCTGGACCAAGGACGTCAAGAAGGCGATGGCCGACCTGCGGATGGACCCGTCCTTCGCGGCGCGCAACGTCAACGAGGGCTTCTCGGGCGGCGAGAAGAAGCGCAACGAGATCCTCCAGCTCGAGCTGCTCGCCCCGCAGTTCGCCGTCCTCGACGAGACCGACTCCGGCCTCGACGTCGACGCGCTCAAGATCGTCTCCGAGGGCGTCAACCGCGCCCACCAGTCGACCGGTCTCGGCGTCCTGCTGATCACGCACTACACGCGGATCCTGCGTTACATCCAGCCGGACTTCGTGCACGTCTTCGTCGCCGGCCGCATCGCCGAGCAGGGTGGCAAGGAGCTCGCCACCCGACTCGAGGACGAGGGCTACGACCGTTTCCTCGCCCCGGCGACGGCCTGA
- a CDS encoding metal-sulfur cluster assembly factor — protein MAVTTLDPKLFDQVEEALKDVMDPELGVNVVDLGLIYDLGWDDENDALVIHMTLTSAGCPLTDVLEEQTAESLDGVVEAFRINWVWMPPWGPDRITEDGRDMMRALGFSI, from the coding sequence ATGGCGGTCACCACGCTCGACCCGAAGCTCTTCGACCAGGTCGAGGAGGCGCTCAAGGACGTCATGGACCCCGAGCTCGGCGTCAATGTCGTCGACCTCGGCCTCATCTACGACCTGGGCTGGGACGACGAGAACGACGCCCTGGTCATCCACATGACGCTGACGTCGGCGGGCTGCCCGCTGACCGACGTGCTCGAGGAGCAGACCGCGGAGTCGCTCGACGGCGTCGTGGAGGCGTTCCGGATCAACTGGGTCTGGATGCCGCCGTGGGGTCCGGACCGGATCACCGAGGACGGTCGCGACATGATGCGCGCGCTCGGCTTCTCGATCTAG